The DNA sequence GAATAGACAGAGCCAGTCAGTGCTGACTGAAATAGAAGGTTTCCACTTCCTCCATAAGGCACCTGAGTGCTGAGGCCCTGCTGTCCATGTCTAATCAGAGCACACGCTTGTTAGGATTTGTCATACTACTGTGCTCTAAACACGGAAACTGATATGCTCACATGACGATCCAGCACATGCCACAACATTTGATTAAAGTCCAGAGTTATTATCTTCATTGGAAATATATCATCCATTTATGTTTTCAACTGAAAGTGGAATATGAGGATATATTTTATCTGATCAAAGCCCCCCATTTTTAGgaggctgtttttgttttggcaggTTTAAAATTGTACTCTGGTGCCAGTGCATTTGTTCATTTGATcgttgttgttttcctttcctttcagGCCTCATCTTGCTTTAGAATACAGTGGCAAGGTATATAAATGAACATACTCTCTTTGCATCCTTTCATGATTTTTGGAAATGAAAGGTTCTGTGTCATGTTTGTATGCTTTAAAGTCATGTCTCTGCATTTTCCAGGCTACTAAGATCCACCAGAGGGCCTTTGGAAACGACCACCCAATAACAGCCAGGAGCCTGGAGCTTATGGCCACTGTCTATGCTGAGATTGGCAAGACTGAATATTCAGGTAAACACTGCTACAACAAACACTGGCATCATTCTAAGGCAATGGTACAAGACTTGGATTATAACTGCATTTGATTAAGGTAAGCAAAAACTAACAAGATtcagaataacaaaaaaaaaaaactatattggAGGACACCTCTCTTAGCAGTACCCTGTTAACACAATACCAGAACAGGACTGTCAATCTCAAGCACAAGTTTTGGATTGTGCTTCGGAGAGCACACATCAGCTTTTAAATCGTGTCAGCCCatgaaaatgttacattaatAAACACTTGCTGTTGAACACTAGATTGGTTTAATACAAAGCAACATAGAAAAGTAGATTTATGACTGTTTGAGGGTGAAGCTTTAAATATATGCTAAATTTGCATTAGGAGGGAGCAAGGCTCACTGCTTAACTCTAAACTCTGCATTCATGTAAAGACTGCTGTGATGGAAAAAGCAGTACTTAGAAACCAATCCTGAGTCAGCTCTCAGAGGCAGTGGTGCTGAACGGCTTCATGAAGTCAGGAGTATAAAACACATAAGGACAAAGATAAACAACATTCCTTGTTGCTCACGTCAGATGGAATTGTACATGTTTGGTGAAATGGTAAAGGGTCAAAAAGTGCTTGTAGCTGTTAATGCAGATAAGAACTTTTTGAGAcctttgattttaaattgtacACAATTGAATTCTTGCACAGTGAGATGCTTTGAACAGCAGCATGTTTAAGTGTTTACAGCTCTTGTCCTCTAGATACACTTTGCTGTAAACTAGACCAGTCACCCTCCCACTGCTGACAAAAGTTTTGCATGTATTTGCAAGTTGAATTAAAGTATATTGACTGAAGTTAGACTGTAGAATGTTAGAAGAGAATACATGGGAATATCTAGTAATATCTGAACTAAAACCACTTAGTGAGTGTATAAAAGCACTAGTATTTATGTTGGGGGGGTTGGTAAGCCAACGGccatctcttttgttttgtgtgggaccctgtggtttaaaaaaatattaaatggtCCATACTTtatcacagaaaaacactgtaacACCCTCCTCATGATAAGTCAAACTAAGTTCCACTTTAGAAATGTTGGCGATTAATGACTGGTGAATTCTGTGCAGTTCAACAAAGTTTACCAAAATAGCAAAAATAAGTCACCTGGTTAGTTTTGTCTTTATCCCTAatttgaaacaaacagaaacaaccaAGACAACTGTGTCAAACTTTAGATTATTTAACATCAAAGTGTTTTTAGTAAATATCAGtaattatttaagttttttgaTGCAAATAATGACCTAGATGATATTAACTGGAACCTGAAGCCACTAAGCTTTATCTGGTACTGACAGAGTTAACGCTGGCATCTTTTCTTTAActtatttgcatgtttaattttggATATTTAACTTGACCTGAAGACGCACAGTGTGAGGCAATAGTGCTCATACTCTGTGTGGTCATGGCTCTCTTTCTAGACTCCCTgggtcagtgtgtgtctgcactgtcTAAACGTTTTGCTGCTGATGCCGAGTCCATCAGAGACACCGTCAACTGTCTTCATCATTCCCATCAGGAGAAACACTCAGATGTTCGTCACAGAAAGGACAGCCACCACCAACAGGATGACACATTAAGACCTAAGGTAGTGAAAAAACACCTGCAGCCATCAACAGTAGTGTTTTACTCTGAATATGTGCAGCTTGTTTCTAATAGATCATATTCCAGCTGGTGGCTGGTCTTTTAAACTCTTTGTGAGCTTACAATAACAACACTAATCCTGAACTGTGTTTAATGTAGATAACCAATAGCAAAATCCCCACCTCAATTTTAAAGAGGCCAAGCTCCAACTATGGTTCAGAACCAGAACCCAACCACAAACGGAAAGGCGAGCGGAGGGTTCGATTCAGGGAGCCAGAGACTACAGTACACGGTAAGAGACCATTCAAATTTTGAATCTCCAGCCTCCTCATTTGAAGATGGTCACATGTGTTTGTATAGCCAGAGAGAGCGTGCTGCCCTCTGGTGCTTCAACACTTCAACCAAACTAGTCCAGTGACCTCACGTCACTAATCATTTCTACAGTCTTTCCATGTCAATTTTGAAAGACAAGTAGGACAAAGAACTAAGTAAATCAGTTTTGGTATTTCCTCAAAATTTGAGCCATCCCAGCTGTCAACAGGCTCTTTAGCTTATATGTAAAAAACATGAGCAAGTGTTTACTCTTCTTAATTTATCATGCATGCAAATGAGGCACCATGGAGTCTGTTTCAGAGAGATTGAGTCCATGAGGGTAGAGCAGCTAGTTTGTAGCTGGTGTAGTTCACAAAGGTTGGCTCCGCTTGACTGACTGGCCTCTTTTCTGTTGACTTCACAGATATTCCTTACTGTGACTATTTAGGTGGTAAGTTTTTCTGGAAGTAGCATTTATAATCACTGTGTTAATTTGCATGACTAAGGGACAACAACACTAAACTTTTTATAGCAGAGCCCACTGGAATTTAATTAAGTGTGGAAAAGCATCAAGGAAAAGGATTTAGGAGGGTTGTGGGTTACAAACTGCAGGtcaaatttaactttttattagGTTTGCTGACTGCAATGCAATACGGAGTTGAGGCTTTTCACTGTCACTGCATTTATAACAAtgtttaaaagagaaaagacaaaagcacaCTTTGTGTGACAATGCTTCACCTCATCCTTTGTGAATTCACAATAAATCCTCCTCATATCTTGCGAGGTCTTGAAAGAATGAAATCCGTGCATGCATGTGATTCAAATATTCATTTACAAAtcaaaattgtgaaaaaagtgttttgtttttctgggcACAGCCTATGAGACGACACCGTCCCGTCCCCACCTCGCCCTGTTCACTTGCCTCTTCGTGCTTATGTCATTCCTGGGTGTGGCGATGTACTGCACAGACCGCCGGCGACCACAGCGAGTATGCGAGGAGCTGGAGGCTGCTTTGGCTGTGTACCTGCTGCACATGAAACAGCTTCTGTGGGGCTGCTGGATATGGCTGACCATGCAATGACTGATACCAACCACAGATGGAGACATGGAGCCTCCTTCGTTTTTTTCTtacccttcttttttttatctttaaaggTGCCCGGGCCTACAAACACCTCAGCCATTTGGCAAGGCTCTGTACACTGTCTGTGGTGTTGAACCACTCTCACAATCGAAAAGGGAAACAAGTTTAATCCCAGAAATATGTAGCTTCCTTgtctatatgtatatatgtgctaAGGTGGTGGGCACGACACTCCTTGTTTTAGCTATAAGGACAATTTGCACATCTGTAATGTTGATGCTTACATATAAAATTCGCCTGCTCAACTAATTACCACAACCATGTAATTTGTCAGTTCATGTCACAGTATACTGTATGAGAGAATGTTTCCATGgtatgcaaatatttattttgttactgtATTTCAGATATTACAAACTCAAAATCTGTATATATGGTTCAATATACTAAGGACTACCACAGTATTCAGCCTTTTATTTGCACATAAAGGAATGTAGACATGACTGGAAACAGCTTTGACTGGCACAGCGCACATTTAAAAGAAGGAGGATGGAGGCATAAATGTGTAAACTGTTTTATGATAGACCTCAAGAAGGAAAACACAGGGCTTCACGGGTTGAATGACAGATGAAACCCACCTCTCTCTACACAGACCGTCTGGTCAGTATGACTGACTGCCTATCTGGTTCCTAGTTCCACTGAGAAGATCTGCAGCACAATATCATCTATCATCAAATAGACTATACTCAGTCTGAATGAATGCTAATGCTTTTGACAGTGCTTCTCTTTGTAACTGCTTGAATCCCACAGAATACCCTTTATCCTAAATATTTAttcttatatactgtatatctgcaTCTACACAAAGTATCCAACTTTcagtcattttgaattttttaactttttgttacctgttacatttctatttaaaaacagtaatataTTCAGGTTGTAATTGTGATGTCAAGCGGTCACCAAGTGTATATGGTGAGCGTAGACTCACAAAATACATGCAATATgaagaaaaggtaaaaattaTGATTTTCACCTGTCAAGTATATTAAGTTTTTTGAGGctaaacaaaatatacataGCAAATTCAGATACTGTGATACAGTGATATGTGTCCCCTTTATCAAAGGAAATTAAATTCAATCAGTCAAACCACCACACCAGTGGATTATGGGATTATATGAGGGCACCTTGATGCACATCCCAAAGACCTCTCCCTATGAGCAATAACAGACATCACATAGTTTCCAGTAAAACATTGTTCTTTATATAACAGGTCTCAGGGAACTGAAAAAGCGTTGGATTTTCTGAGATCTCACATTTGAAAGTCAAAGCAATATCGGACTCATAATGCCTgtaagagaagaaagaaatattCTCAGCTCCGTACTGTCAAACTAAATTGTCATTAGCAATAAAACAATGCTCATGTCCTGTATATGCACATTTAGCTTAGAAGCTGCATTCCACTGCTGTCCAAACATTTACGGTCACTTTGAAAGAAGTGCCTTTATGGAGGGTTTTCTTAGTTTCTACCGTTTTATGATTTCAAATTGTCTTGAATAAAACTGTCATTGCCTATCAAAGTCAAGCAGTTGAGATGCTTTCTTCCTATAATGTCTGACAATAAGTGAGTGTGTGATGTGAATGCAACAGGAAGAGAGATGCATGCAGGTACATTTGTGGGTCTATTCacagtaatacagtatattGGTTTATAGCCTATAAAGTgtaagaggagaaggagaagccTGAGATACTGAATGGCACAAGAtggaatttgtttttagttttttgttatttatctcACGCAGATTGCTAAAAGGATTTCTGGATTGGCTACCCAACTATAATAtgtaatttttcaaaaacaccTTCTGTAACTGCTGATTAAGGTTTGAAATACACTGCAAAAGCacatgatgtttttctttgctgcagCATGCACAGGATTCTCACTTCACCGAGGCGCAGCACACTCCCTACCTAGAAAAAAATACCTAAAAAGAACACATTTAATGAAGTAACAAAACGAAAGTACCAAAAGAAAAGCATCCTTTTTATATCTAAAACCACCATCCTAATAATTTGTCATGCATTAGCCTCATGCAAAGgtttcacaaagacaacatgatcCAGCATCCAGTCTATCCAAGCCATTAATACTGTGTTGCTAAATAGAAATTCACGAGTTGAAAAAATTGGGTGTATATTTCCATTAAATGCTTTTAACACTATCTAAAGCTTGGTTATGGCTATGTGCCATAGAGAGGAATGCACAAAGTGGATGAATAAACCTGATCCTCCTAAAGGGTTaacaatttgatttttttttttttcaagggaaAATCAATGacttctgaaaaacaaacctaaaaccTATTTGATTTAATCCATGGTCAGTGGGAACAGAAACCAATTGATTTGATTGTCTACAGAGGCAAACGTGGCAGGAGAGAGGATCTTATGGTTGAGAGTGAATGAGCGTGTTTGTGCGTCCTGTTATTTTCTAGATCAGCCCAGTCTTGAGGTCAGAGCCACGGCGTAAGGAGCGACCAAGCAGCAGGTCCTTCTCGTGGATGAGGCTGTCCAGCAGGTCCTCTTGTCTGTAGTTGTGGTAAACCTTCAGGAAGGCCATCACTGCGATCCCAAGCCAGGTGAGCCAGGCAGCCCACAGGCCAAACTAAAACAGGGACATGATTAGAGATATGACCAAATACAGAGTGTGGTTCAGTGATGTAGATCATACCAACACGTACCTGAGCGATAGCAAACTGGTCATAAAAGGCAGAGTTGTCGAGGCCAAGCTCTAGATCAGTGTCCTGAAGGTCCTCACAGCTACAAAACAGGGCATTTATGAGGAGCCCTGCACTGTTTAATGAAACTCTCTGTATATTAACTTTAAGGCGTTGCTCTCTCACCTGCTAGGCATTGTCCCACCCTCAGTTATGGCATCACACCACAGGTTGAAACCCACGCTGACGATTGTGCTGGACAGGAAGACTGTGAACACCACCAGGGAGCTGATCAGCAGGTTGAGGAAAGCGTTGAAGATGGAGCTGccggaaaaacagaaaaatgctttacatttaCGCTTCATTTTTTCTGAAACATGAAAgcttttaaaagtgaaacatttattgCCCCAGAGCCAtgtcccagaacaacacagtatattaaaaaaaaaacacagtatttttCAAAGTCTATCCCCTCCATCTTTGCAATGGAGGATGACATTGACTGGTCGTTTTAAAAAGCGCTAGTCTGTggataattttcattatttcatagCCTGCACATACAGACAGATTCTGTAAGAAAGGCACCCAGACAAGGGCGTGGATagggaaaacatttacattgagACGTTAAACCTGGGGGGAACAGACTGTCCTATTGAGCGTTTTATGACGCTGGTATATAACTG is a window from the Channa argus isolate prfri chromosome 16, Channa argus male v1.0, whole genome shotgun sequence genome containing:
- the c16h14orf180 gene encoding nutritionally-regulated adipose and cardiac enriched protein homolog isoform X1 — its product is MSSCIFLKLSILYEAVSFYLWCFRGLTKRGTLILGWWSSDGRQCWLWLWLGMLNRGREGLFELGQQLQQQGEYQAALHCFLSCLLGLTHVQSFTSLPNCLHQIAELFITEKNYGKALQFIQAEKMFYEVAMIELTALQGSTGPQEEATLGSAGWTTPEELSEQASQAQHLERLAQLCIMSKQKKSQHMSECSHPFTLYDKWDLFGYRQKMPHLALEYSGKATKIHQRAFGNDHPITARSLELMATVYAEIGKTEYSDSLGQCVSALSKRFAADAESIRDTVNCLHHSHQEKHSDVRHRKDSHHQQDDTLRPKITNSKIPTSILKRPSSNYGSEPEPNHKRKGERRVRFREPETTVHDIPYCDYLGAYETTPSRPHLALFTCLFVLMSFLGVAMYCTDRRRPQRVCEELEAALAVYLLHMKQLLWGCWIWLTMQ
- the c16h14orf180 gene encoding nutritionally-regulated adipose and cardiac enriched protein homolog isoform X2, with protein sequence MSSCIFLKLSILYEAVSFYLWCFRGLTKRGTLILGWWSSDGRQCWLWLWLGMLNRGREGLFELGQQLQQQGEYQAALHCFLSCLLGLTHVQSFTSLPNCLHQIAELFITEKNYGKALQFIQAEKMFYEVAMIELTALQGSTGPQEEATLGSAGWTTPEELSEQASQAQHLERLAQLCIMSKQKKSQHMSECSHPFTLYDKWDLFGYRQKMPHLALEYSGKATKIHQRAFGNDHPITARSLELMATVYAEIGKTEYSDSLGQCVSALSKRFAADAESIRDTVNCLHHSHQEKHSDVRHRKDSHHQQDDTLRPKITNSKIPTSILKRPSSNYGSEPEPNHKRKGERRVRFREPETTVHAYETTPSRPHLALFTCLFVLMSFLGVAMYCTDRRRPQRVCEELEAALAVYLLHMKQLLWGCWIWLTMQ
- the c16h14orf180 gene encoding nutritionally-regulated adipose and cardiac enriched protein homolog isoform X3, whose translation is MSSCIFLKLSILYEAVSFYLWCFRGLTKRGTLILGWWSSDGRQCWLWLWLGMLNRGREGLFELGQQLQQQGEYQAALHCFLSCLLGLTHVQSFTSLPNCLHQIAELFITEKNYGKALQFIQAEKMFYEVAMIELTALQGSTGPQEEATLGSAGWTTPEELSEQASQAQHLERLAQLCIMSKQPHLALEYSGKATKIHQRAFGNDHPITARSLELMATVYAEIGKTEYSDSLGQCVSALSKRFAADAESIRDTVNCLHHSHQEKHSDVRHRKDSHHQQDDTLRPKITNSKIPTSILKRPSSNYGSEPEPNHKRKGERRVRFREPETTVHDIPYCDYLGAYETTPSRPHLALFTCLFVLMSFLGVAMYCTDRRRPQRVCEELEAALAVYLLHMKQLLWGCWIWLTMQ
- the LOC137101510 gene encoding transmembrane protein 179-like; protein product: MALDNLIFAQCILYFLAFVFGFIAVVPLSENTEDFGGKCLLFTRGMWQNENITVSKQRFIVEEWGPESSCSFITFVGIASLILSAVQAWRLLFFMCKGHDDSIFNAFLNLLISSLVVFTVFLSSTIVSVGFNLWCDAITEGGTMPSSCEDLQDTDLELGLDNSAFYDQFAIAQFGLWAAWLTWLGIAVMAFLKVYHNYRQEDLLDSLIHEKDLLLGRSLRRGSDLKTGLI